The genomic region AAGGGATTTTCGGAGTTCGGTTTCATTACCGGCAGCGGTATCCTTATCGTCTATGTTATGTATCATCTTCTGTTCCCGCCTGTTCTGATCGCCGCGGAGAAATTAAGACTGCTTAGGTTCAAAAAGATAGTCCACCACGACCTAAAGATACTTGAAAAAAAGTTTCCCTGCGCAAAGGCCGTGCTTGCGGCGAGCGCGGCCATTTTTGTACTTTCGGCCGCTGCGCTGCCGTTCGTTGGATTTGAGTACGACTTTGCAAAATTAAAATCGCATATTCCGAGCGGAAAGACGGCCAAGGAGAAGTTAAGGCTCACGATGCCCACGGTCAACAGGCCGGCGGTCATCTTCATAAATGATCTGGATGATGCCCTGGCCGTGAAGGAGTATATCAAGCAAAAGAGGGAAGAGGACGAGGCCTCCGGTCACAGGCCGATCCTGGACGTCTATAAATCTTGGTACGATGTCGTTCAGTATAATCAGGATGAGAAGATGAAGGTGATAGGTGAGATAAAACATCTCCTTGCCGATAAGACGCTGAAGCTCGTGAAGGGGGAACATAAAAAGGACCTCGACCGGTTCAAAGAGGTCCTGAACGAAACCGTTCCAATAAAAGAGGACGAGGTGCCGCCCAAAGTAAAAGAGGCCTTCTTTGGGATGAATCCGATAGAGGGCGAACAGCTTTCATATATAAATGCCGAGCCCAACCTGGAGCTCGACAACGGCCTAAACGCCATCGAATTCGCCGAGCGCATAGAGAAGATGGATACGCCACGAGGGGCCTTTTACGGAACAAGCGACGCCGTGGTCTTTGCCGACGTTCTAAGGACGATGCTAAAGGATGTGCCGAGGGTCGTGATATTATCGTTCCTCATCGTATTCTTCTTTGTGTGGCTCGATTTCAGGGACCTTAGGAAAGCGGCCCTTGTAATGTCGCCTATCGTCGTGGGCGTTGTGATCATGTTCGGGATAATGTTCGTTTTGAAGATGAAGCTCAACTTCTTTAACATGATAGTAGTGCCGACCGTCTTTGGCACGAGCATCGACAACTCAATCCATATCTATCACCGCTACGAGGAGATGGGAAAGAAGTCGCTTATGAAGGTGCTGAAGACGAGCGGCGGCGCGGCGTTGATGTCCTCAATGACGAACATCTTAGGTTTCTTGGGGCTTGTCTTTGCGAACCATTCGGGACTTTCCTCGATAGGAAAGCTCGCCATTGCCGGCATGAGCGGATGCCTCTTTACGACGCTCATCTATTTCCCGGCGGCGCTGCAGTGGCTTTCGGACAGAAGATCGGGCCGCGCGTCATCCTGAGCCCTTCGACTCTCTACCGTTCGCTCATGGCGAACTCCGCGAAGGGTCCAGTTCAGAATGTTCGCTCATCCTGAGTCTGCCTGTCCCGAGCAACGTCGAGGGGTCGAAGGATGCAGTTTAGAACGTTCGCTCATCCTGAGCCTGTCGAAGGATGTGATTAACCAAGTTTCTTTAGAAGCCCAGCCACGCTATTCGCCAGCCTCTCACAGCATTTAAGGCTCCGGTTGTCCGGCGCCCCTATCGCCACGGGCCCGAAGTGGTCTCCCTGATGTTCGCCGACCACCACCATTCCATGGATGAGCATGGCGTGCAGGATGTCTAAGATGGTCGTTTCATTGCCGCCGCCGATATTTGCGGCAGATGTGAAGGCGCCGCCAACCTTTCCTTTAAGTTTTCCGTGAAGCTTGACGCTTTCATCCAGGAACTTCTTTACCTGCCAGGCGGGACCTCCGTAATAGGTGGGGGAGCCTATGATGATACCGTCATAACCGGTAAGCTCGGGCACAGTGGTCTCTTCAACGCGTTTGAGCGCGACATCGAGCCCGGCCCTCTTTGAGAGCTCGGCAATGTAATGGGCCATCTTTTCCGTATGGCCAGTTTCTGAAAAATAGGTGACGAGTAATTTTGGCATATTTATTTACTCCTTTTAACGGTAAGCATCTTTGCGGTGTGATGCGGCGGCGATCATGGAAACGACCTTATGTTCATCATCGATGATATAAAAGAACCTCCAGTCGCTTATTCGGTATCTCCATGTGGCAGGAGCCCATTCGCGAAGCCTTTTGATATTGGGGCCGAAATGGGGCTCCTCTTTTAGCTGGGGATAGACGTACTCAAGCAGTTTTTCTTCCAGTTGGCGGCGACCGCCTCGTGCCAGGAGCTTGATGTCCTGCGAAAATCGCTCGGTCTCGAATATCTTATATTTAAGCAACGAATCGCCCCTTTCCAGACTTGGCGTCGTTCATTCCCTGTTTGAGTCTTTTTAGCAGTCCTTCGTCATCCATAATGTCGTTCATCTCTTCGATATCGGCAAATTCGGATTCTTTGATATATTGAAGCGCGGCCATCTCAATGAAATTAGAGATCGAGCGCTTCTCGGCTTCGGCACGTTCGGCGAGCGTTTTGTATTCTTTATCATTGATACGCAATGTTATGGTCTTAGGCATATTTATTCTCCTTTATTCATTAATATTCTATAATATTCATATTGATAGGGCAAGCCTAATTTACAGAACCCGGTGTTTGCGTTATTCGACTTGGATATAAGTGCTCTGGTGGCATATTGGAGCGATTATATTGCAATACCCCCCTCTAGGGGTCCGACCCTTTTTGAGGGGTGGAAAAAATCCTCCTGCAGGGTTAGTAAGTGTCGGACACTTACGGGCAAATATGCCCTCTAAGTGTCCGACACTTACGATTATGGGTGGTGGGTGGGGGAACTGGGGACACACACGGTGTGTCTCCCCGGATCAGTTTATGGCTTTGTGAGCTTTATGCTGGCACAACTATCTTTAGTGGCATCAATATTGCATCCTGTTAAATTGGTGGAAATTGTTTCTGATGTTGGCCATATTTTTATTGTAAACGTTGGCGAATTTGTTTTTTTAGGCCAACTATTCGTTTTGTATGTCACCTTAATGCCACTTGTCAGGGCATTACATGTTATTGTACCAGGGCAGGTTTTAGTCCCCTGCGTTCCTACTGTAGTGATATTATTGCTGCCATTATCTGAATATAATTGATAATTAAAGCTGCAGGCTGCGGATGGCGTGTCACAATCCCATTTTGCAGTAAAGTCATACCTGTAGCTTGAGCAGGTTTGAAGTGGCGTAGTACATCCAAATATGCTAGTGGTGGCCGTGGGTGCCCCTATAGTCAAAGTTTGTGACTGAGCTTTATATGACTGAGCAACGATAAGGAGGCATTGTCCGTTTGCATTGCATGTCGTGCCGCCGCCACACGTTCCACACGAACCGCCGCAGTCGTCGGAGCCGCAGGTTTTGCCGGTGCAGTTAGGAACGCACGATGTACACGTGTAGCCGTTCGCACATATTTTTCCACCGGTGCAAGTTCCACAAGAATTGCCGCAGTCGTCGGTGCCGCAATTTTGTCCTGCTCCACAGGGTATTCCACAAACAGGTTGCGTGACGCACTGATATTTACCTTCAGCCAGTTGGCACGTCCCTTCCTTGCACCAGCCGTTGGGGACGTCGGCCGAGCAGGAGTACATGTCCTTGCAGACGCCGGCTACGCAGAGCATTGTGGGGTCTTCGCAGTAGGTGGCGTTGGGGTCTGTAGACGCCCCGCAGGCGTAGCCCGCGTTAAGGTCTGCCGGAGCTACAGACACCGCGCTTCCAGAGAGGCCAAGGCCTGTGGCGAGCGACATTAATTTTTGATCGCTGTTGTAGCCTTGCGGATCTATTCTCTTCGGGGTCGGGTCTTTAAAGGGTTCGTTCCAGTAGAGATACTTGAAGCCCTCTTTATTACCTTCCCATATCGCTTGAAATCCATCGTATGCAGCCAGTTCATACGAAATCCCCTTATGCTCTACGTCGGGGCTTACCTTTATCCAGCCTTCGCCTAAGTTATTCCCGGCCTGCGGCGCCGGAACGGGGGCCTCTTCTATAGAGCCAACATCCTTTGCAGCCGACTTTGCCGCGCCTTTAGAACCTTTCCCTTCGTCCCCCTCATCAGTAACCTCGGGGTAGAGCGATGTAAGCTCCTTTGCGTAGGTCTGTTTCTTGTCCATTTCGTCTTTAAAGTTTATAAAGGCATATTTCTTGTCGTATGAAATGCCGGTGCACGACATGTTGTCGTTGCCGCAGGCAAAATATTCAGCATCTACATTCATGCCAGACGGCAGGAACTTTGTCAGTTCTTTAGGCACGCCAAGCACAGGGTCGTAGACGTACCACGCCTTGAACGAGGCCGAGCTCGTCTTTGGATAGACGAATAGAGGGCCGGCGCTTGTGGGTGTAAGCGAGATATTTCCAATAGTAGTTGTTTCGTCGCTCTTATCGACAGGCGTTACCTTTCCCGTTGCGAGGTCTACGGCATAGATGGCGCCATACAGATCGTCTCCCTTTTTGGTGAAGCCTATATATGCCAGCAGATCGTCCTTTACGTATATTGAGAAAGTATCGAGAGAAGCATATGTTTTGAAGCATTTGTCTTTGTCACTGCATTCAGAGAAGGCCTTCGGGAGACACTTTGTCGCGCCTTCATATTCTTCGCATATTATATCATACTTTTGGTTGGTACCGTAGCCAGGATCAGGTTTTGGGCTGAACTGTTTCACGGTTCCCATATCGATGGATGCCAGTACAGGGGCCTGGGGAAGCGTTGCCGCGATTATGGCGTTAACAAGGTCCTCTTTTTTGGCGACGGAGGCCGTTATATCAAGTTCTCCGGCCTTTTTAATCGATACTGTTTTGCCCGTAAGGAGCGCCTGCATACAGGCGGCGGTCTTTTTTGCCGCTTCAACGGCCCCTATATCTACGTAGTCCGAGACCTTTGAAACGTAAGGCGTAAAGCAGAGGTCATTGATATATTGGACCTTGGGGGTCTCCCTAATGAGATTTGCGCCGATAAGGCCGACTTCGTTCGCAGAGGCGGTTTCGTCGCCGAAGATGGACGCATCTTTATGTATTACAGCATGTTTGCCGGTAACGGGGTCATAGCTGATAGTGGCAGCATCAGTATGCGATTTGCCATCTGAAGAGTAGGAAACCGAAACATAATAAGTAAATTTATTTACGTCAGGGTTCCATTGCAAAGTATAAATGTACAAAGATTTATCCTTCATAGATTCACTCTCACCAAGCGGGATATTATTGTTATTGGAAGACAAGTTATTCTTGAGCGAAGACATGAAAGGGAAAATGTGGCTGAGCGTCCCCGTCTTTGAATCATAACGCAGGTCCAAGCGGGCAGTGCTTTCACCGGCGCTGTCTTTTTTGGTATAGGATATAGGGAGTCTCAACACCGCCGCGTAATCGCCCGCCTCGGTGCCGGCAGGGACGATAACTAACGTTGATGGATATCCAGCGTGGTTTTTTACTGCATTTAGAAGCGATTTGTTCCACGCAAGGAGCATCTCGGCCGATTCATCGAACTTGGTGAAGAGGTCCCTTGCGCTTATGAGGAACCTTGGCACCACGGCCTTAAAATTCGATATCCAGATGCCCGCCGGGGTGAAGTAGAAAAAGTCGCCGTTAGGGGCGAGCGTTGTTTGCAANNNNNNNNNNNNNNNNNAGGCGGGCTATGCCTGTGCCGTCAAGGTTTGAAACAAAGTAGCCGACCGCCTTTTCCTTGTTTTTCTCCTCCTGTGCGGGTGGGTCTTCTAAAACATCCTTAGAGGCCGTAACTTTCTTGTCCGCGTCATCTACGACTACGGGTATATTCGGGGCGGCCGCATCGAGCGGGGCCTCCTGCGACCATAGTATCTTGGTAGGGATAGAGATAGGGCTGATGTCGGGGCCGGGGCCGCCGCCTCCGCCGCCTCCGCCGCTGCATGCCGCGAGCATTGTGAGTGAAACTAAAAGGACGGGGACTGCGAGGAACTTTTTCATACGAGGCCTCCTTGAGTGTTGTGTCATCCATTGCCCGCTCGCCCTGAGCTTGTTGAAGGGTGCAACATTCATCCTTCGACAGGCTCAGGATGAGCGGGAGAATTATGATTACGTCCCCCTTCTACATGTCTGATAATGCAAAGGGGGTGCCAACTTGCTGGTAAGGGATATTAGCCAAATTTCCCAATAATTCCAAGATAATTCTTTTCAGGAGGGCTTTTATTTTTATCAATATGAGATTATATGACGAAAAATTGACACCTACGACTTATGTCATTGCGAGCCTGAAAGGGGAAGCAATCTATTGTGCTCGGTTGATCGATCTGGATTGCCGCGCCCCTTCGGGGCTCGCAATGACGTGAAATTTTATATACAAACTGGCGGAGAGGGTGGGGTTCGAACCCACGGTACCCGTTAGGGTACACCGGTTTTCGAGACCGGTTGTTTCAACCACTCACACACCTCTCCATGGATCAACTCATTAGCGGCTTGTGTTTAGTGATTAGCGGATAAAAATGCAAGTATTTTGATAACACACCTATTGACGGGGGATTCTTCGCTTACGCGGGAACAGGGAGGAGTTCGGCCAGGCGCTGTTGCATGAGCTCTTCGAGCTTTTCGAGCATCTTGCGCTTGTAGGGTTCGAAATAGTCGTCCATGGCGTCCCTTTGTTCCGATATCAACTTAAGGACCCTTGTGATCTCTTCCCTTGCCTTACGGTGCTTCTCCTCCAGAGAACATTGCATGTCCTTTGAAATGTCGTCTACCTTTTCGGACCAGCGGTCGTATTCATTGACCGCTCTTTTGTGCCAATCTTCAAGTGAGGCGAGGGAGCGCTTGTAATAGGAGTCTTTCTTTATCATCTTGGAGAGGAGCTTTCTGCCCCAGATCCTGACCATGCAGTTGTACCAGTGTTCGTTGCCGCACAGGAGATGTTTGAATGCCTCTTTGAAAGAATAGAAAGAGAGCCAGGCGTCGTTCGCGGCGTCCACAAGTTCGGGCGATGTCATGAGCATGGGCTTTATGAGGACGTGATGTCCGTCGTAAAGGTGCCAGTCGTGAGAAATGACACGGTTCTCCTTTTCCATGCGCCTTGTCATCTTGGTTCCGGGGAGCGGGACCATGTAGGTGAACTGGACGGTGTCTATGCGGTTCTTCTTGGCGTAGTCGGCGGTCTCTTTTACGTTCGCCGTAGTGTCGGTGTCGGCCCCCACAATGAACATGCCGTGGATGGAGATGCCGGCCTTATGGAAGAGCTCTATCGCGAGCGTGTTCTTTTCAACGTTCGAACTCTTGTTAAATGCCTTGAGTGTTTCCTCGTTCACAGATTCAAACCCTATGCAGACGCGTTCGCAGCCGGCGCGTTTCATTAGCTTTAAAAGTTCGGGATCGCGGGCGCTTTCAACTCGCACCTGCGTGAGCCAGCTGGGCATTTTGATACCCTGTCTTAGTATCTCTTCCAGAAGGGCTTTGGTGTGGTTCGGGACCGCGGCAAAGTTGTCGTCGCCGAAGAATATCCTCTTGCGGGTCTGCAAAAGGGTGTGTTTTATGAGCCCGATGGTAGACTCGACGCTTAGGAACCGGTATTTCTGGCCGAAGTTCTCGATCACCGCGCAATATTCGCAACCGTAAGGGCAGCCGCGGGAGGTGTTTATTACCGTGTGAGAGATCCCGTTCAGGGTGTCTTGCGTGTAGACGGGGTAGGGTAAGGAAGAGAGCTCTTCGTTTGTCAGAAACGCGCGCTTTTGCGTGCGGACGACGGTGCCGGATGCGTCTTTAAAAGCGATGCCGGGAATATCGTTAAGTGTCATTGCGAGTCCCGAGCTTGTCGAGGGGCGAAGCGATCCCCCGCAGGAGATTGCTTCGGCCCTTCGGCCTCGCAATGACGTTTCATGTTCCAAAAGGTCTACGAATGTGTGGTCGCCTTCGTTTAGAATTACGATGTCGGCATATTGAAGAGCATCTTCCGGCAGGGCGCTTGCGTGCGGCCCGCCCATTATTATCCTGACGCTCGGGTTGATCTTTCTCACATATCTTGCCAGCTCATATGACTGGCCGGCCGTGCGTGTGATGGTAGATATTCCAAGAACATCAGATGTCACCGTCCGTTTTAACTGGACGTGGGTAAAGAGCCCGCTCACCTTGTTAAAGACCGGGTTTATCGCCTCGACGTCCATATAGCCCGCTTTTTTTGCGATGGCCGCTAAAAGGTCGGTGGCGCGCGAAGGAAGCTTGACGAACGAATAGACATCGTCCGAAAGACCGCCGTGAAGCGTGCCGTTGGTCGTGGCCGGAAGCTCAATAAGTGTTATTTTTAATTGTTTCATGATATGGTGGAAGTTTATATCAGTTAATATCGATTAGTCCACGATTTAATACGCCGCAATGCGTAACGCGGCGGAGCTGATTTTCATCCTTCGACAGGCTCAGGATGAGCGATCTTGGGCTTATCAAGATGAGCGGGTGGCGCCGTCTCCTACCACGTGGGTCTTTCTGGATACGGGGATAGATGGGACGTTCTTTTCGAGCGAAAGGTCGGGGTCGTGGCATGCGCGGCACCTTGCCTCATATGCCTCGCCGCTGCCGACCATCACCTGCTCACTTGCGCGGATAAGCCTCTGCGTCTTGCAAGCCTCGCCGCCGCAAGACATGCAGACCGCCTTTAGTTTGAGTGCCGATTCGGCGATGGCCAGAAGTTCCGGCATGTGCCCGAAGGGTCTTCCGGTGAAGTCCTGGTCGAGCCCGGCAACTATCACCCTGATGCCGCGATTCGCCAGTTTTTCGCAGACGCCCGTAACACCTTCGTCAAAGAACTGGGCTTCGTCTATGCCCACGATCCGCGTGTTGTCCTTAACCAGATCCAGGATGTCGCGCGAATTCTTGACGGGAGTGCACGCCACCTTCTGCTCGGAGTGAGAGACTATATATTCGCTTGCATAGCGGTCGTCTATCTGCGGTTTAAAGACCTGGACGCGCTGTTTTGCTATGAGCGCCAGTTTTACGCGCCTGACCAGCTCTTCGGTCTTGCCCGAGAACATGGGTCCGCAAACCACCTCTATCCAACCGTTTGGACGTCCGTGATGCATATTTCCTCCCATTGGACAGCAATAAACAAACTACAAATTACAAACAAACTACAATATACAAATAACAATAAGAAAATAATAACATCAACTAGTTTTACCTATGATGGCCGAAAAAATATTACGCAGTTCCAATGATTCCTGATGACAATCTTTAATATCATTAGGGCACCTCTATAAACTACTCACGCTGTCATTGCGAGCCCCGAAGGGGCGCGGCAATCCCCCATAAACACTTGATTTATGGAGATTGCTTCGTCGCTGGACGCTCCTCGCAATGACATAACAATGGGTTTATAGAGGTGCCCATTACTAAGTGCCGGATTTGCTTCTTCGACAAGTGCAAGCCAGTAACTGCTTTCTTTACATTCCTTTCTGGCTATCCGCATTCTATAGCTGAAGTCCTTTTTCCCGAGCGCCTCATTGGCCTCTCTGTAATTAGCTCCGACCGATCCGCTGGAACGGACCAGCTGTGAGGTCAATTCCCTATTAATGTAGCTTTCCGGCAACTTCTTGCACAATCTTAATATGTCCTTTGCAAATTCAAGCGTCCTTTTTTCAAGATCGTATTCTTTCTTTTTACCCGCCATTTTGTTTATTGTAATTTGTCTATTGTTTGTAATTTGTGTATTGTCATTTGTTCATTCACGTCAGCAGTCCCGCCATGCCAGCGTTGATGCGGCCGACTATTGCACCTCCGAACATCGCGCGCAAGGCCAATTTTGCAAGGTCGCCTGCCCGAAGCGGCCTGGTTGACGGAGCGTTCTGGAAAAATTACGCCTTCAATAACATGCCGGGCGTCCAATACGGCTCGCTTCCGCGCGCCTTGTCCATTTTGGCCAGCACTTCCACAGCACCGAGGCCGCATTTTATGCAGTCCATCTCCACCTTTGCAAGGCCCTCGGGCGATATGAACCTGTTCTTGTGCCTCTCCGCGATTATTCCGCAGACCATTCCGGCCCTGAATCCTGCCATTGCCGCCAGGGTAAAGAGTGACGATCCTTCCATCTCATTGTTCGAGACGTTCATTGTCGCAAGTTCCCCGGGAAGGTCCTTGAATCGCGGCTTGAAGAACGGGGTGGTCCTGCTTTGAGCCCCGTAAAAGCCGGGCATGGAGGCGGTGAGACCTAAGTGGAATTTAGCCCCCGTCCTTTTTACCGATTCCAGGAGTGCAAGTACTGCTTCGTGACTTGCCACGGCTGGAAAACCTTCGTGAACGAAATAGGTGGATGTATTCTCGAGCCTTACGGCGCCGCTCGAGACGACAAGGTCGCCGTTACTGATGTTCTCTTTGTTGGCCCCGCTGGTGCCGATGCGGATGAAGGTCGGGTTTTTCACGACCTGAGAGAGCTCAACTACTGCTATCTCTGTGTTGTCCGGCCCCATTCCGGTAGCCATGATGGATACCGGTACGCCCTTATATTTGCCTGTTACCGTGACATATTCGCGGTGCGCGATGGGTGCTTTTGCCTCGTCGAAGAGTCGGGCCACTTTTTCTGCTCGCGCCGGATCGCCGCACATGAGGATGAAAGGCGCAACTTCTCCCGGTGCAAGGCCTATGTGGTACTGTCTTCCTTCTGCCGTACTCATTATCTCTGCGGAACCTAATTGTTTGGAGTTTGTTTTCATATACTTAGGAAAATAGGCACGACACATCAAAAACACAAGAACAATTTGCATCCGGGGAGACACACCGCGTGTCTCCCCGGAATAATTTATCCTTTACATTAAAACATTAAAATATAAGCTTGCCCTCGCGTTCCAACCAACCGAAAGGGGGAGAAATGGGATTCCTTGACAACTTGAAGAAGAGGCTCGCAGTCTTCGGCATTGCCGCCTTATGTTTCGGCTACTTTGCCGCTTACGTCCCTTACTCGATGATGACGAAGATGCTCACCAAGGGGCTCTTTTCGGGGATGGGAGGCGTTGGTTTTTCCGGATTTGAGATACAGCCAGTTGTTATCTTTGCCAGCTCTCTCTCGATGTTCCTCTTTCTCACGTTCTCCGGCTGGTGGAAATATGCAACGCATAGCAAGGTCCTTGGCATCTCTATCCCGCGTCCGCAGTGGTTCACTTTGATCTCCGGCATCTGCACCTCCGGCCAGATAATAACCACAACGCTTGCCTATACGTTCGAGGGCGTGAGCATCGTTTTTGCCATGCTCCTGATGAGAGGCGGGGTCCTTGTCCTCGCCCCCATAGTTGACCTTGTAGCCGTAAGGCGTAAACGCAAGATATACTGGCCTTCCTGGGTGGCGGCCATTCTCTCTTTCTCGGCCTTGACTGTAGCCCTTTTTGGGAAGGTCGGGACCAGCATGACCGTTGTGGCTATCTGCGACATATCGCTCTATCTCTTCGTTTATTTCTTCAGGCTCTTCTTTATGAGCAACCGCGCAAAGAGCGACGATGTGGAAGAGAAGAAGAGGTATTTTACCGAGGAACAGATGGTCGCGAACCTCTTTTTGTTCGCCGCGCTCTTTGTTGTGGGTCTTGTGGGCGCGCAGATGAGCGCCGAGTCGATACCCGGAAAGATATGGGAAGGTTTTACGCTCTTCCCGTTCAAGGGGCACACGCTTCAGGCATTTTTGATCGGCGTTTTCTCCTACGGCACGGGACTTTTTGGCAGTCTCATATTCCTTGATAAGCGCGAGAACACATTTACCGTTCCGGCCAACCGTTCGGCAAGCATCATTGCCGGTGTCATTGCGACCTATTTGCTGGCGATATTTTACGGTCAAAGGCTTCCGCCGGCGCATGAGCTTATCGGCGTTGTCCTTATAATCGGCGCAATAGCCTTCCTTGCATACAGGAGCGCCATGGACAGGAAGCTGAAGAGGCAGGAGGCTGGAAGCAGGAGGCAGGAAGTAGGAAGCGGGAAGCAGGAGGCAAGAAGCAAGAAGTGAGATAACAGGAGGAAGAAAATATGAAAAAAATAACACTGGTGGTCATCGCCCTGGCAATGATGTTTTCCGGCTGCAAGGCCTGCAAGGTGAGGGAAGAGGCAAAGATAGGGACAGAAAAGACGCCTCTGGTGGTCGGTTTCATGCCCTCGGCCGCAAAGGATGTTATGGCGGCGAGCGCCCAGATATTTTGCGATGAACTGGCCAAGAAGAGCGGCCTGAAGGTGGAGCCGTTCCTTGCAAAGGATTACATGGCGCTCATAGACGGTATCGCCTCCAAAAAGATAGATATCGCGTTCATCAATTCACTTGGTTATCTCCTGGCGCAGGACTGGTCAAGGGCCGAGGCCGTCTTTCAGCTGATGGGCGAGAACGGAAAGCTGTTTTACCGCTCCGGCATCATCACAAGGAACGATACCGGCATAAAAACGGTTGAAGATATCAACGGCAGAACGTTCGTATATTCAGATCCATTTTCTATGGCCGGATACCTAATGCCTCTCTATGTCTTCAACCAGAAGAAAATAACCCCCAAGAGCACGAGCTTTGCCGGTAATTACGACGGCGTAATTGAAATGGTCCATAACGGGCTCATCAACGCGGGCGCCATCTATTTCTACGAAAGGGACCCCGACGGAAGGATACACGACGCAAGACTTAAGCTCGTTAACAAATATCCAGACATGATAGACAATATCCCTGTGATATTCACGTCGGACCCGATTCCTACGCCTCCCATAGCCTTCAGAAAAGACCTGACGCCGGGGCTTAAAGAGAACCTGAAGAGAACTCTTCAGGTGATAGGAGTCGCTCCTTCCGTGACTGGCGCCCTCAACGCAATGTATGACGCAAAAGGATTAGCGCCGGCCAATCCCAAGAGCTACGATTCGATAAGAGAGATATTAAAGACACTCGGCAAGGATGTTCAGGAAGTGGTTCCCGGCGCGGTCGATTTTTACAAGAAGCACCTTTGGGAAGTGGTGCCTGGATTCTAAGAGTTTGTCATTGCGAGTCCGCTTGATGCGGGCGAAGCAATCCAGTGCAGGAGATTGCTTCACTCCGTTCGCAATGACAGAGGGGGAATGAATTATGAAACGTTTTTTGACACTCTTTCTATTATTGTTAACGTTTAACGCCTTTGCAGAAGAGGCGGTGCTTAAATACGGTGTGCTTCCTTCAAATCCGAACAGCCGCGAAAGCCTTGCGGTCTTCACAAAGTACCTTTCGGAGAAGATCGGCAAACCGACGGAGCTTGTGTATGCCGATACCGAAGAGCTCTTAAGCAAGCTCGCGGACGGCGATATATCCTTCGGAGAGCTCTCTTCGACCGCATACGCCACGGCCATGGCCTCATTCAAGGACAAGAT from Deltaproteobacteria bacterium CG11_big_fil_rev_8_21_14_0_20_49_13 harbors:
- a CDS encoding four helix bundle protein, coding for MAGKKKEYDLEKRTLEFAKDILRLCKKLPESYINRELTSQLVRSSGSVGANYREANEALGKKDFSYRMRIARKECKESSYWLALVEEANPALSNGHLYKPIVMSLRGASSDEAISINQVFMGDCRAPSGLAMTA
- a CDS encoding CopG family transcriptional regulator, with translation MPKTITLRINDKEYKTLAERAEAEKRSISNFIEMAALQYIKESEFADIEEMNDIMDDEGLLKRLKQGMNDAKSGKGRFVA
- a CDS encoding uridine phosphorylase, with protein sequence MQIVLVFLMCRAYFPKYMKTNSKQLGSAEIMSTAEGRQYHIGLAPGEVAPFILMCGDPARAEKVARLFDEAKAPIAHREYVTVTGKYKGVPVSIMATGMGPDNTEIAVVELSQVVKNPTFIRIGTSGANKENISNGDLVVSSGAVRLENTSTYFVHEGFPAVASHEAVLALLESVKRTGAKFHLGLTASMPGFYGAQSRTTPFFKPRFKDLPGELATMNVSNNEMEGSSLFTLAAMAGFRAGMVCGIIAERHKNRFISPEGLAKVEMDCIKCGLGAVEVLAKMDKARGSEPYWTPGMLLKA
- a CDS encoding thymidine kinase codes for the protein MHHGRPNGWIEVVCGPMFSGKTEELVRRVKLALIAKQRVQVFKPQIDDRYASEYIVSHSEQKVACTPVKNSRDILDLVKDNTRIVGIDEAQFFDEGVTGVCEKLANRGIRVIVAGLDQDFTGRPFGHMPELLAIAESALKLKAVCMSCGGEACKTQRLIRASEQVMVGSGEAYEARCRACHDPDLSLEKNVPSIPVSRKTHVVGDGATRSS
- a CDS encoding flavodoxin, with protein sequence MPKLLVTYFSETGHTEKMAHYIAELSKRAGLDVALKRVEETTVPELTGYDGIIIGSPTYYGGPAWQVKKFLDESVKLHGKLKGKVGGAFTSAANIGGGNETTILDILHAMLIHGMVVVGEHQGDHFGPVAIGAPDNRSLKCCERLANSVAGLLKKLG